From Microbacterium sp. LWH7-1.2:
GCTGCTCATCGGCACGGTGATCCTGTCGTTCGCGACGGCGCTCGGGGTGAGCGCGCTCCTCTTCAACGAGGTTCTGGGCTTCCCCGGCGCGGATCCCGCGGTGCCCCTCTACGGCTTCGTGTTCCTCGTGGCGCTCGGCGTCGACTACAACATCTTCCTGATGTCGCGCGTGCGCGAGGAGTCGCTCGTCCATGGGACGAGACCCGGCATCCTTCGCGGACTCGTCGCCACGGGAGGGGTCATCACGTCGGCCGGGCTCGTGCTCGCAGCGACCTTCGCGGCGCTCGGCGTCATCCCGATCCTGTTCCTCGCGCAGATCGCGTTCATCGTCGCCTTCGGCGTGCTGCTCGACACGTTCATCGTGCGGTCGCTCCTGGTGCCGGCGCTCTCGTACGACATCGGGACGGCGATCTGGTGGCCTTCGAAGCTCTCGCGGAAGGACATCCGCATCGCGTCGGCGGGCGGCGGCTCCGCTTCGTTCGAGGCACCGGGCAGGGATTCGTGGCACCCGGCCGGGCCAGGCGGAGCAGAGGCTCAGGACGCGCCGCTGCCGGCCGTGACCGACCCCGAGCTCGTCGCCGGCGACGGGCACCCTCTCACCCGCGAGGAGTACAGGCGTACGCTCGAACCATGAGCAAGGCGCTGTTCATCGTCGACGTCCAGAACGACTTCACCGAGGGCGGAGCGCTCGGCGTCGAGGGCGGCGACGCCGTCGCCCAGCGCATCTCCGAGTTCCTCGTGACCCATGCCGAGGAGTACGCCGTCATCGTGGCCTCCCGCGACTGGCACCACGGCGAGGGCGACAACGGCGGGCATTTCCACCCGGAGCCGGACTTCATCGACACCTGGCCGGTGCACTGCGTGAGCGGCACCGAGGGCGCGGAGTACGACCCCGGATTCGATACCTCGGCGGTGACCCATCACGTCAAGAAGGGGCAGGGGAAACCTGCCTACTCGCTGTTCGAGGGAACCACCGACGACGGCGTGACCGTGGCGCACCTGCTCGAGGAGCATGGCGTGGTGGATGTCGACATCGCAGGCATCGCGACCGACTACTGCGTCCGGGCGTCGGGCCTGGACGCGATCGAGCACGGCCGACATGTCCGCATCCTCACCGACCTGATCGCCGGCGTCGCGGCCGAGTCCAGCGACGCGGCCCTGGCCGAACTCGCGCACGCCGGTGCCGAGCTGCGGCCCTCGGGGCTCGCGAGCGGTGACTGAGCCCGGGGCGCTGACCGCCGAGGGTGTCCGCAGGGCGCTCGAGGGCGCGGCATCCGTCGACGAAGCGGCCGAGATCCGGCGCCGCATGACCGATGAGCGCACCGAGGTGATCGGCGTGCGCATGGGCACCGTGTTCGACATCGCGAAGCCGAACGCACGCATGCCGCTCAGCGAGGTCGACCGGTTGCTCGACTCGGACGCGCACGAGACGACCTCAGCGCACAGGCGCGACGCACCGCCCGCACCGCCCTCGTCCGACAGGGCGGACCCGCTACCCTCGGGTCGTGACCGAGATCCGACCCCTCGCCCCGGCCGACCGCGACGCCTGGCGTCCGCTGTGGCGCGGCTACATCGAGTTCTACGAGTCCGAGGTCTCGGACGAGCAGACCGAACTCACGTGGAACCGCCTCCTCGACCCGCAGTTCCCGATCCACGGGGCGGTCGCGGTCGACGACACCGGCCGCGCGGTCGGCTTCGTGCACTGGCTGACGCACGCCGCCACGTGGTCCGCGACGCCCTATGTCTACCTCGAGGACCTGTTCGTGGCCCCCGGCACCCGAGGCACCGGCGCGGGGCGCGCCCTCATCGCCCACGTGACCGACTGGGCGCGCGAGCACGACGCCGCGAAGGTGTACTGGCTCACGCAGGAGACGAATGCCACCGCGCGAGCGCTGTACGACCGGGTCGCGATCCACACCGGGTTCGTGCACTACGAGATCGGCCTCGGCTCGTGACCGCCGCGGTGCCCGCGCAGCGGAGCATCGGCGACCTGGTGGCCACGCTCCTGCTGATCGGGTTCTCGGTCGGCGCCGCGGTGGTGCTCTTCTTCGTCTCGCTGGTGTGGGCGATCGGCAACCACGACAACACCGTCGCGATCGTGCTGGGCGGTTACCTGCCGCTGGCCCTCGCCGTGATCGGCGCGGTCGCAGGAATCGTGGCGCTCTCCCGGAAGCACCGCGCGTTCTGGTACCCGCTCATCGCGCTCGTGCTCAGCGTCGCCGCCTGGGTCGTCGCCGCGTCGATCGCGCGCTGAGGGGGGTCGGCCCGGCGCTCGTCAAGCGAGTGCAGCAGTCGTTCGCGCAGCCTCACGCCGCTGCTCGCCGGTCCCGCCGGGCCAGGAAGATCACGAAGCCCAGCGCCACGAGCGCGGTCAGGCACAGCAGGCTGAGCCCGATCGTGTAGCTGTGCGCCTCGACGTTGTACGTGGCGCCCATCACGAGCGGCGGGAAGTACCCGCCGAGTCCGCCGGCCGCGCCGACGATGCCCGTCACCGTGCCGACCCGCTCGGCAGGGGCGCGCTGCGCGACCCACGTGAACACCGCACCCGTGCCGAGGCCGAGGAAGAGCGCCATCAGCACGAACGACGCTCCCGCGGCGAGCTCGGGCGGCGGCTGCAGCGCGATGACCACGGCCATCACGGCGGCGCCGCCCAGCGAGATGCTGAGCACGGTCGCCGGTCCGATGCGATCCGACAGCCACCCGCCGACGGGTCGGGCGATCACCGCCGCGATTGCGAAGCCGGCGGTGCGCGCTCCCGCGTCGGTGAGGTCGTATCCGTAGACCTCCTTGAGGTAGGTCGGCAGGTACGTCGAGAACGCGACGAAACCGCCGAAGGTCACCGCGTAGAGGAATGCCATCTGCCAGGTGACGGCGAGCGTAGACGCCGCCTTGAGCTTCGGCATGACGGGCGCGGTGTTCGGCTTCCACAGGGGCGAATCGCGCATGAAGAGCCACACGATCACCGCGACCACGAGCAAGGCGCCCGCGATGATGAGGTGCGTCGCGACGTAGCCGAACCACGCCACCATGCGGGGAGTGAAGAACGACGACAGCGCGGTGCCGCCCATGCCGGCGCCGAACAGGCCCGTGGCGAAGCCGCGCTTCGCCGGCTCATACCAGGCGTTGACGAACGGGATGCCGATCGCGAACGTCGTGCCGGCGATCCCGAGCAGGAACCCGAACGCGATCATGAGCGCGAACGACCCCCACACTCCCGCCAGCGCGACGAGCACGACAGGCACGGCCGAGGCCGCGGTCAGGATCGTGAACATGAGGCGACCGCCGTAGCGATCGGTGAAGGCACCGGTCAGGATGCGGCCCAGCGACCCGACCAGCACCGGGGTCGCGATCAGGAGCGAGGTCTCGGTCGAGGTCAGCCCCATCTCCGCGGTGTACTGCACCGCGAGCGGCGCGACCAGGTTCCATGCCCAGAAGGTGATGGTGAAGGCGAGCAGCGCGAGCAGGAGGTTCCTGGTGCGGCCCGGCAACTCCCGTGTCCCGGTCGGAGCCGTGGCTGCAGCATCCGTCGTCATCGTCGTGCCCCTCCTGTCTTGCGCGTGGTGGTCGCCCGACGGTCGGGGGTGCGGTCGCTGGTGCCCACAGGCGCCCAGCCGCGGCGGATGCCGCGCGCCGTGGTCGGCCGCCCGTCGCGTGAGCGGTAGACGATGTACGGGCGGAACAGATAGTGCACGGGCGCGGTGAAGGCGTGGACCAGTCGCGTGAACGGCCAGATCATGAAGAGCACCATGCCGATGACGGTGTGGATCTGGAAGTCGAGGGACGCCTCGCTCATCGCGACGATGTCCGGCTGGAAGACGAACAGCGACCGGAACCAGGGCGCGACGGTCTCGCGGTAGGTGAGCTCATGCGGCGGACCGATCACGCTCAGCACCGTCGTCGCGAGTCCCGCGACGATCGCGGCCACCAGCACCACGTACATGGTCTTGTCGTTCTTGGTCGTCGCCATGAAGACGGGCCCGGTCGTGCGCCGACGGTAGATCAGGATGCCGACTCCGACGAGCGTCGCGAACCCGGCGACGGTGCCGAGCCCGAGCGCCGCGAGGTGGTACATGTCTTCCGAGACCCCGAGCGCATCGGTCCACGCCTTCGGGATGACGAGTCCCACGACGTGTCCGATGATCACGACGAGGATGCCGAAGTGGAAGAGCGGCGAGCCGATCCGCAGCAGGCGGGATTCGTACAGCTGCGACGAGCGCGTCGTCCAGCCGAACTGGTCGTAGCGGTAGCGCCAGATCGTGCCGCCGACCAGCACCGCGACCATGACGTACGGGAGGATGCCCCAGAGGAAGAGCTCCATCACCGCCTCCCGACCGGCTCGAGGGGCAGCAGTCGCGGATCGTGGGCGTCGAGGCCGACCGACTCACGGGGCGGACCGGCGGCAGCCATCGCCATCGCCTGCTGGCGGTCGGCGGGGGAGCGCCCGGGGAGCGTGTCGCATACCGCGCCGACGACGCCGGCGTACGGCGAGCTGCGCTCGGCGAGCGCGAGGCGGATGAGCTCGAGGCTCGCCCGGTACTCCTGCAGCAGGGTCGCGCCGTCGCCCGGAGCGTGCCGCGCGAACTCGAGCACGAGCGGCAGGAAGTCGGGCAGCTCGCCCGTGCCTTCGATCGCGAGACCGGCCTCGCGGTACCGGCGCTTGAGGTCGGCGAGCACCGCGCCGCGACGGCGTGTGTCGCCGTCGGTCCAGTAGGTGAGGTACAGCGCGTGCCGCCGCGACATGTCGAACGTGTCGACGTACACGGTCTGCACCTCGGCGGCCGGGGTCCTCGCCCACCATTCGAGCAGAGGGACGAAGGATGCTGCGGCCCGCGGCGCCGCTTCGCTGAGAGCCTGGCCGATCAGCGACGACGAGCCGAGCACCTCGTCGTCGGGGTAGCTCAGGCACAGCGACGCCGCCTGGTAGATCACTCGGACGTTCACGACGACCCTCCGGCCGCAGCATCCGGAGCCGCATCCATCGGAGGGAACAGGCCGGGGGGTGCGCCGTTGCCGTCCCAATTCAGGAGGTTCACGCGGCCGCGCAGCGACTCACCGCTCGCGGCGGCATCGGAGGTCTGGCGCTCCTTGAGCGCGTGGAACGTCTCGACCGCCACCGGTGCGGCCCGGCCGCTCGCCTCGCCGAGCATGCCGGACTCGTTGCCGTAGGGTCCGCCGTCGAAGTCGAGCGAGCAGCCGAGCTCCTCGAGCTCGTGAGCGCGCTCGTAGTGGGCGGTGGGGATCACGTAGCGGTCCTCGTACTTCGCGATCGCGAGGAGCCGATACATCGCGTAGATCGACTCGCCGGTCATGCCGACCGCTTCGGGGATCGACTCGTCGCGCTCGCGGTCGAGCGTGATGTCGCGGAGGTACGACCGCATGGCGGCGAGCCGCCACAGCACGGCGGTGACGATGTCGGTGTCGCCCGCGGTGAAGAGCTCGGCCAGGTACTCGACCGGGATGCGCAGCGCCTCGATCGCGCCGAACAGGGTGCCGGCCGCCTCGGAGTCGTGCCCCTGGTCGCGCAGCAGGTCGACGATCGGCGACAGGGGCGGGATGTACCAGACCATCGGCATCGTGCGGTACTCGGGGTGCAGCGGCAGCGCGACGCGGTACGTCTTCGCCAGGGCGTAGACGGGGGAGCGGCGCGCAGCATCCATCCAGTCCTCGGGGATGTCGCCCTGCGCGCGGGCCGCCGCGATGACCTCGGGGTCGTTCGGGTCGAGCATGAGGCCGAGCTGCGCCTCGTAGAGATCCCTCTCGTCGGGGGTGGATGCCGCCTCGGTGACGCGGTCGGCGTCGTACAGGAACAGGCCCAGGTACCGCAGGCGCCCGACGCACGTCTCGGAGCACACCGTGGGGATGCCGACCTCGAGGCGCGGGTAGCACAGCGTGCACTTCTCGGCCTTGCCGGTCTTGTGGTTGAAGTAGATCTTCTTGTACGGGCAGCCCGTGATGCACTGGCGCCAGCCTCGGCAACGGTCCTGGTCGACGAGCACGATGCCGTCCTCGGCGCGCTTGTAGATCGCACCCGACGGGCACGACGCCATGCACGACGGATTGAGGCAGTGCTCGCAGATCCGCGGCAGGTAGAACATGAACGTCTTCTCGAACTGCAGCTTGATCGCGTCCTCGGACTCGCGCCGCACCTTCTCGACGATCGGATCGAGGTGGCCCATCTCCGAGGCGCCGCCGAGGTCGTCGTCCCAGTTCGCCGACCACGTGATCTTGGTGTCCTGCCCCGTGATGAGCGACTTTGGCCGGGCGACGGGGAAGTCGTCGCCGAGCGGCGCGTCGATCAGGGTCTCGTAGTCGTAGGTCCACGGCTCGTAGTAGTCCGCGAGCTTGGGCTGCACCGGCGACGAGAAGATGGTGAAGAGCCGCTTGAGGCGGCTGCCGGTGCGCAGCGACAGGCGCCCGCGCTTGTTGAGGGTCCAGCCGCCCCGCCACTGCTCCTGGTCCTCGTACCGGCGAGGGTAGCCCTGGCCGGGGCGCGTCTCGACGTTGTTGAACCACACGTACTCGGTGCCCGCCCGGTTCGTCCACGCCTGCTTGCAGGTGACGGAGCAGGTGTGGCATCCGATGCACTTGTCGAGGTTCATCACCATGCCCATCTGGGCCATCACGCGCATCAGAACACCACCTCCTGCGAACGGCGACGCACCGTCGCCACCATGTCGCGCTGGTTCCCCGTCGGGCCAAGGTAGTTGAACGTGTACGACAGCTGCGCGTACCCGCCGATGAGATGGGTGGGTTTCACGAGCAGCCTCGTGACGGAGTTGTGGATGCCGCCGCGCCGCCCCGTCGCCTCGGACTTGGGAACGTCGATCGTGCGCTCCTGCGCGTGGTGCACGTAGACGACGCCGGTCGGCATCCGGTGCGACACGATGGCCCGCGCCACGAGCACGCCGTTCGAGTTCACGCACTCGACCCAGTCGTTGTCGGCGGCGCCGATCGCCGCGGCATCCGCGGGGCTCATCCAGACGGTGGGGCCGCCGCGCGAGAGCGAGAGCATGAAGAGGTTGTCCTGGTACTCGGAGTGGATCGACCACTTGGAGTGGGGGGTGAGGTAGCGCACGACGACCTGCTGCGCACCGTCGGGACCGAGCTTGGGCTCGCCGAACAGCCGGTGCATGTCGAGCGGCGGGCGGTAGATCGGCAGGGCCTCGCCGAGGTCGCGCATCCACGCGTGATCGAGGTAAAAGTGCATGCGGCCGGTGAGCGTGTGGAAGGGCTTCAACCGCTCGATGTTCACCGTGAACGGCGCGTACCGGCGCCCGCCGGTCTCCGAGCCCGACCACTCGGGCGACGTGATCACCGGCACCGGTGCCGCCTGCGTCATCGCGAACGTGATCCGCTTCTCCTCCGAGCCCTCCGCGAGGTCGGCGAGAGGCTTGCCGACCCGCTTCTCGAGGGTGCGGAAGCCCTGAGCGGCGAGCTCACCGTTGGTCGTGCCCGAGAACGCCAGGATCGCCTCGGCCATCTTGACGTCCGTGTCCATCGCCGGCCTGCCGTCGCCCGCGCCGCCGAGCATCAGGCCGTTCTTCCGGGCGAGTCGCTCGACCTCGTGAGAGACGTCGTACGTGACGTTCTTGATTGTGAAGCCGAGCTTGTCGGCCAGTGGACCGACAGCGGCGAGCTTGTCGGCGATCGCGGTGTAGTCACGCTCGACGACCGCGAACTGCGGCATCGTCCTGCCCGGGATGCCGGCGATGTCGCCGCGCACCCAGTCGCGCACCTCACCTCCGGGCTGCGACGTCTCGCCGGGGGTGTCGTGCTGCATCGGCACCGACACCAGATCACGCCGGGTGCCGAGGTGCGTGCGCGCCTGCTCCGAGAACTCCACGGCGATGGCGTGGAACAGGTCGAAGTCGCTCTTCGCCTCCCACGGCGGGTCGATCGCCGGGGTGAACGCGTGCACGAACGGGTGCATGTCGGTCGACGACAGGTCGTGCTTCTCGTACCAGGTCGCTGCGGGGAAGACGACGTCCGACAGCAGCGTCGTCGACGTCATGCGGAAGTCGGCCGACACCAGCAGGTCGAGCTTGCCCTCGGGGATCTCGTCGTGCCACCGCACGTCATTCGGACGCGCGCTCGCCTCGTCGGTCGCCATGACGTTGCTGTGCGTGCCGAGCAGGTACTTGAGGAAGTACTCGTTGCCCTTCGCGCTCGATCCCATGAGGTTCGACCGCCACAGCGTGAGCAGGCGCGGCCAGTTCTCGGGCGCGTCGACGTCGGCGATCGCGGGCTGCAGGTCGCCGGAGGAGAGCTTCGAGGCGACGAAGGATGCTGCATCCGCCGCCTCCCCGTTCGCCACCGCCGACTCGGCCTCGTCGGCCAGGTCGAGCGGATTCACGTCGAACTGCGGGTAGAACGGCATCCAGCCGAGCCGCGCGGACTGGGCGATCGTATCGGCCGTGTGCATGCCGGCGAGATTGCCCTCGGCGAGCGGCGACGCCAGCGCGTCGGCCGAGTAGCCGTCGAAGCGCCACTGGTCGGTGTGCATGTACCAGTAGGCGGTGCCGATCATCGTGCGAGGCGGGCGGGACCAGTCCAGCGCGTTCGCGAGCGAGAGCCAGCCGGTGATCGGGCGGCATTTCTCCTGCCCGACGTAGTGCGCCCAGCCGCCACCGTTGCGGCCCATCGAGCCCGTGAGGATCAGGAGGGCGAGGATCGCCCGGTAGGTGGCGTCTCCGTGGAACCACTGGCAGATGCCGGCGCCCATGATGATCATCGAGCGCCCGTTCGACTCGACCGCGTTGGCTGCGAACTCCCGCGCGATGCGTGTGCAGGCCTGCGCCGGCACGCCGGTGATCTCCTCCTGCCACGCCGGGGTGTAGGGCGAGTCGGCGTCGTCGAGCCCGGTGGGCCAGTCGCCGGGAAGCCCATCGCGGACGACCCCGTACTGCGCGAGCATCAGATCCAGGACGGTGGTCACCAGGATGCCGTTCACCCGCGTTGCGGGGACTCCTCGGCGGAGCACATCCCCCGACCCGTCGGCGGAGTCGAAGCGGGGGAGAAGCACCTCGACCGCCTCCGCTGCCCCGGTCGCGGCGGACAGGTCGGCGACCGAGAGGGCAGGCTCCACGCCCTCGAGGTCGAGGTTCCAGCGGCCCTCGCCCGACGCGGCGTACCGGAAGCCCATCGACCCGTGGGGCACGCGCGGGCCGCCGGTCGCAGCATCCAGCACCACCGTCTTCCACCGGTCTTCGGGGGTCGTGCCACCGAGGTCCTTCGACGTGAGGAACGTGCCGGGCACGAACGCGCCGTTGCGCTCCGTGAGCCGTACGAGATGGGGAAGATCGGTGTACTGCTTCGCGAAGTCGGCGAAGAAGGGCACGCGGCGGTCGACGTAGTTCTCTTTGAGCACGACGTGCCCCATCGCCATCGCGAGGGCGGCATCGGTGCCCGCCTGGCACGGCAGCCACTCGTCGGCGAACTTGGTGTTGTCGGCGTAGTCGGGGCTCACCGTCACGACCTTCGTGCCGCGGTAGCGCACCTCGGCCATCCAATGCGCGTCGGGCGTGCGGGTGACCGGCACGTTGGAGCCCCACATCATGAGGTACGTGGCGTCCCACCAGTCCCCGGACTCCGGCACGTCGGTCTGGTCGCCGAACACCTGCGGGCTCGCGACGGGGAGGTCGGCGTACCAGTCGTAGAACGACGTCATCACGCCGCCGACGAGCTGCGTGAATCGCGTGCCGATGCAGTGCGAGACCATCGACATGGCCGGGATCGGCGAGAAGCCGGCGACGCGGTCGGGGCCGTACTCCTTGATGGTGTGGACGTAGCCGGCGGCGACGAGCTCGACCGCCTCCCGCCACGACGCGCGCACGAGCCCGCCTTTGCCGCGTGCCTGCTGGTAGCGGCGGCGGGTCTCCGGATTCTTCGTGATCTCGCCGAACGCCTCGACCGGGTCGTTCCCGCGCGCCTTCGCGGCTCGGTACTCCTCCAGAAGGACGCCGCGCACGTATGGGTAGCGCACCCGGGTGGGTGAGTAGGTGTACCACGAAAAAGCAGCCCCGCGGGGGCACCCGCGGGGCTCGTACTCGGGACGGTCGGGTCCGACGCTCGGGTAGTCGGTCTCCTGCGCCTCCCACGTGATGATGCCGTCCTTGACGTACACCTTCCACGAACAGGAGCCCGTACAGTTCACGCCATGCGTCGACCGCACGACCTTGTCGTGGCTCCACCTGTCCCGGTAGAACGCGTCGCCCTCGCGCCCGCCCTCGAGGAACGCCGCGCGGTGATCGGCGGTCTCGTCCCACCTCGTGAAGAACCGCCCCGCAGCCAGCAGAGCATCGGAAGCCGCACCGTCCACACCGATCTGGGGCGTCATGCCTCGGACCCTAGCGAAAGGTCCGCAGGGTGCACCAGAGGGGTGGGATGCCGTTTCCCCGGCGATCACGCCGGGTGACGAGGTGGGCCCCGTGGGGCTCGAACCCACGACCCGCGGATTAAAAGTCCGATGCTCTACCGACTGAGCTAGAGGCCCTCACCATCCAGCCTACTGTCCGTCTGGCGTCCCGCCGGCCCAAGGGGTCAGCGGTTGCCGTTGCCGTTGCCTTTGCCGCTGTTGCTTCCGGGGCCGTTCCCGTTGCCGTTGTTGTTGCCGGGACCGCTGTTCTCGCTCCCACCCGTGCCGGTGTCCGCCGGCGGCGCGTCGTCCGAGGGCGCCTGCTCGGCGGGCACGGTGACCGGTGCCTCCTCGGCCGGTGCCTCCTCCGACGGCGCGGGCGAATCCTGCTCCTCCACCGCCGGTGACGTCGGCGCAGGGTCCGGTTCCGCGGACCAGACGTTGGAGAGCCACAGGGTCCCGAGAGCAAGCCCGACGGCGAGGAGCGCCGCCACGACGATCCCGATCATCAGCGCACGGCGGGAGGGCCGAACCGGCTCGTCCGGTTCCGACGGCACAAGAAGTGCACCGGTGTCCGTCGGCGCAGAGGCTCCCAGAGCGTGGGCCGCCAGGCGGGCGTCGCGGCGAAGGGCTCCGCGCTCGCCCTGTGGGGCCTTCGTCGGCAGGGCCGGGGAGAAGACCTGCGTGGGCGCGGTGACCGGGGTCGCAACCGGAGCCGCAACCGGAGCCGTCGAGGGGTCGGCCTTCTCGCGCGCGATGGTGTTCTCCATCGCTGCAAGTCGCGACGCCGCCGCCACCACCTCGAGCGCGGTCGGCCGGTCGTCGGGGCGGATCGCCGTCATGCCGCGCAGAAGGCCCTGCCAGGACGGATGCAGCGACTCGGGGATCTCGGGCGCCGACGCCAGCCGTGCCATGACGGTTCCGATGCCCTCGGCCTCGCCGAACGGCCGTTCGCCGGTGAGTGCCTCGATCAGGAGGAGGCCGAAGGCGTAGATGTCCGCCGGCGGTGCCGGGGCGACGCCGCGCGCCTGCTCGGGCGCGACGTAGGCCATGGTGCCGACGATGACGCCGGGCGTCGTCACGCGGGCGCGGGCGGAGTCCATGAGGTACGCGATGCCGAAGTCCGCCAGCTTCGCGCGCCACTCCCACCCCGGCCGAGGCGAGGCCCACAGCAGGACGTTCGAGGGCTTGATGTCACGGTGAACGACCCCGTGGTCGTGCGCGACGTGCAGTCCCTCGGCGATGTCGATCGCGATCGACGCGACGACTCGCGGGTCCACCGGCCCACGCGCGATCAGGTCGCGCAGCGTGATGCCGTCGACGTGCTCCATCACCAGGTAGCTGACCTCATCCGTGCCGACCCGGGCGTCGAACACGGTGACCAGCGAGTGATGGCTGAGAGACGCGAGGAGTGTCGTCTCCGACAGCGCACGCTCGACGGAGCCGATGCCGTCCGTCGGCTCACGGAACACCTTCACGGCGACCGAACGCTGGAGGTGGGTGTCGTCCGCGCGGTACACGCGTGCCATGCCGCCTTCGCCGATGCGTTCGCGCAGCAGGTATCGCTCATCGAGGAGCTCGCCGGTGGAGAGCTCTCCGGACGCGAGCAGGTCAGTCACGTGTCCTCCCGCCCGATGCTCGCACCCCTCCGGCGCCGCATCGGGCTCATTTCACCCTAGGCAGAGTGCGCGAAGTGCAATAAGGCCTTGACGGATCCGCGAGTGCGTGCAAGAGACACGGCGACGGCAGATCGGTCGGAGGTGCGTAAGGCATGCTGGTGGACATGGTGATCGACGGGATCGACGTGCCGGACGACGGCACCGAGCCCGTCGACCGCGTCGCACAGCTCCTTGCGCGCGTCGCCGACGGCGACCAGGTCGCGTTCGCCCGCCTCTACGATCTGCTGTCCCCGCGCGTCTTCGGTCTGATCCTGCGCGTGCTCGTCGACCGCGCGCAGAGCGAGGAGGTGCTGCAGGAGGTCTTCCTCGAGGTGTGGCAATCCGCTGCGCGCTTCGCTCCGAACAGAGGTCAGGGACGATCGTGGGTTCTCACGATCGCGCACCGCCGGGCCGTCGACCGGGTGAGGTCGTCGCAGGCGTCGAGCGATCGGGACGTCCGCGCGGGACTGCGCGACCTCGACGTCGCCCACGACGGGGTCTCGGAGCAGGTCGAGCTGCGCATCGAGGCAGAGAAGGTGGCCGCAGCGCTGTCGGGCCTTCCCGACGGCCAGCGGGAGGCCCTGACCCTCGCGTACTACGGGGGTTACAGTCAGAGCGAGATCGCCACCCTGGTGGGAGCGCCGCTGGGGACGATCAAGACGAGGATGCGAGACGGCCTGTCGCGCCTCCGGGCAGAGATGGGGGTGAGCGCGTAATGGACGAGCAGGAGTTCGCCGAGCTCGCCGCCGGCGCTGCCCTGAACGCGCTCTCGCCTGCGGACCGCGCGACCTTCGACGCGGCCCGCCGGGAGCACCCCGAATGGGAGCACTGGATCGACACGGATGCTGCGACCGTCGCGGCGCTCGCCGACACCGTCTCCGATGGCCTGCCTCCGCTGACGCTCCGCTCCACGCTGCTCTCGCGTGTGGCGACGACCCCGCAGCTGCCGGCAATGGACGCCGCCGTGGCCGCGACCGCCGAGCCCGTCGACCGCTGGACTCCCGCCCCGGCGCCCGCTCCCGACCCATCCGACGACCGGCCCGCGGCCGAGCCGCCCCCGCCGACGGCGGTGATCCAGGCGGTGTCCCGGCGCCGGTGGACCCGCGGCATCCTGACGCTCGCCGCCTCGATGGTGCTGCTCGTCGCCCTCGGCCTCGGGGCCGTGCAGATCAACGAGTACATGAACCGGCCGGCGGAGGTCGTCGCACTGCAGCAGATCGAGGACGCCCCCGACGCGCAGTCGGCGACGGCCGAGGTCACCGACGGCGGCACAGCGACGGCGCACTGGTCCCAGTCCGTGGGCAAGGTCGTGATGGTTTCGCAGGGGCTGCCGCAGATCGCTGAGGACGAGAGCTTCGAACTCTGGTTCGTGCGCGACGGCGCCGCCGTGCCCGCTGGGGTGTTCGAGGCGACCGACGGGACGACCACGGCGCTGCTCGAGGGCGATCTGGAGCCGGGCGACGTGATCGCCGTCACGGTCGAGCCCCAGGGCGGCTCGCCCACGGGCGAGCCGTCGTCCGACCCGATCGTGGAGATCCCGACCGCCTGACGCCGACGCGGCACCGCCGATCCGGGTAGCGTGAGGCCGTGGCATCCGTCCAGAGAACACCGACGGCACAGACGACCCAGACGCTCGCGCACCTGCGCCGCGCGCGCGATCTCATGGACCGCGACTACGCGCAGCCGCTCGACGTGCCCACGATGGCGACGAAGGCCCTCATGTCGCCCGCGCACTTCTCGCGAGAGTTCAAGGCCGCGTACGGCGAGAGCCCGTACGCGTATCTGATGACCCGCCGCATCGAGCGCGCCATGGCGCTGCTGCGCGAGGGCATGTCGGT
This genomic window contains:
- a CDS encoding nitrate reductase subunit alpha codes for the protein MTPQIGVDGAASDALLAAGRFFTRWDETADHRAAFLEGGREGDAFYRDRWSHDKVVRSTHGVNCTGSCSWKVYVKDGIITWEAQETDYPSVGPDRPEYEPRGCPRGAAFSWYTYSPTRVRYPYVRGVLLEEYRAAKARGNDPVEAFGEITKNPETRRRYQQARGKGGLVRASWREAVELVAAGYVHTIKEYGPDRVAGFSPIPAMSMVSHCIGTRFTQLVGGVMTSFYDWYADLPVASPQVFGDQTDVPESGDWWDATYLMMWGSNVPVTRTPDAHWMAEVRYRGTKVVTVSPDYADNTKFADEWLPCQAGTDAALAMAMGHVVLKENYVDRRVPFFADFAKQYTDLPHLVRLTERNGAFVPGTFLTSKDLGGTTPEDRWKTVVLDAATGGPRVPHGSMGFRYAASGEGRWNLDLEGVEPALSVADLSAATGAAEAVEVLLPRFDSADGSGDVLRRGVPATRVNGILVTTVLDLMLAQYGVVRDGLPGDWPTGLDDADSPYTPAWQEEITGVPAQACTRIAREFAANAVESNGRSMIIMGAGICQWFHGDATYRAILALLILTGSMGRNGGGWAHYVGQEKCRPITGWLSLANALDWSRPPRTMIGTAYWYMHTDQWRFDGYSADALASPLAEGNLAGMHTADTIAQSARLGWMPFYPQFDVNPLDLADEAESAVANGEAADAASFVASKLSSGDLQPAIADVDAPENWPRLLTLWRSNLMGSSAKGNEYFLKYLLGTHSNVMATDEASARPNDVRWHDEIPEGKLDLLVSADFRMTSTTLLSDVVFPAATWYEKHDLSSTDMHPFVHAFTPAIDPPWEAKSDFDLFHAIAVEFSEQARTHLGTRRDLVSVPMQHDTPGETSQPGGEVRDWVRGDIAGIPGRTMPQFAVVERDYTAIADKLAAVGPLADKLGFTIKNVTYDVSHEVERLARKNGLMLGGAGDGRPAMDTDVKMAEAILAFSGTTNGELAAQGFRTLEKRVGKPLADLAEGSEEKRITFAMTQAAPVPVITSPEWSGSETGGRRYAPFTVNIERLKPFHTLTGRMHFYLDHAWMRDLGEALPIYRPPLDMHRLFGEPKLGPDGAQQVVVRYLTPHSKWSIHSEYQDNLFMLSLSRGGPTVWMSPADAAAIGAADNDWVECVNSNGVLVARAIVSHRMPTGVVYVHHAQERTIDVPKSEATGRRGGIHNSVTRLLVKPTHLIGGYAQLSYTFNYLGPTGNQRDMVATVRRRSQEVVF
- a CDS encoding protein kinase; translated protein: MTDLLASGELSTGELLDERYLLRERIGEGGMARVYRADDTHLQRSVAVKVFREPTDGIGSVERALSETTLLASLSHHSLVTVFDARVGTDEVSYLVMEHVDGITLRDLIARGPVDPRVVASIAIDIAEGLHVAHDHGVVHRDIKPSNVLLWASPRPGWEWRAKLADFGIAYLMDSARARVTTPGVIVGTMAYVAPEQARGVAPAPPADIYAFGLLLIEALTGERPFGEAEGIGTVMARLASAPEIPESLHPSWQGLLRGMTAIRPDDRPTALEVVAAASRLAAMENTIAREKADPSTAPVAAPVATPVTAPTQVFSPALPTKAPQGERGALRRDARLAAHALGASAPTDTGALLVPSEPDEPVRPSRRALMIGIVVAALLAVGLALGTLWLSNVWSAEPDPAPTSPAVEEQDSPAPSEEAPAEEAPVTVPAEQAPSDDAPPADTGTGGSENSGPGNNNGNGNGPGSNSGKGNGNGNR
- the sigK gene encoding ECF RNA polymerase sigma factor SigK — encoded protein: MLVDMVIDGIDVPDDGTEPVDRVAQLLARVADGDQVAFARLYDLLSPRVFGLILRVLVDRAQSEEVLQEVFLEVWQSAARFAPNRGQGRSWVLTIAHRRAVDRVRSSQASSDRDVRAGLRDLDVAHDGVSEQVELRIEAEKVAAALSGLPDGQREALTLAYYGGYSQSEIATLVGAPLGTIKTRMRDGLSRLRAEMGVSA